The nucleotide sequence TTTCAGGACGCTCTGGAAACACAAAAGGTATGCGAAGCCGTCCTCAACTCCGCCGCCGACCGCAGCTGGAAAGACACCGGCGTAGCAACCGATATTGGGTAGTAATTTTGTAGCCCCGGCGGGGCGGCGAATTGGTTGCCCTTATCCAACTTTATTCACAACAAGCCCCATCGGGGCGACATTCTCGAAGGAAGATGTCGCCCCGATGGGGCTTGAAAGTATGTCGGACGGCTTCTCTGACCTAAAGAATTAATGGCAATTTTCATCGACCTTATTCTCTGAATTCCTATGACCCGCTTATTTCTTCGTCTAAACCTGATCCTGTGGCTATGCCCGGCAGGCCTGCTAGCCCAGCAGGCCCATGTCAATATCGACTGGGCACCTCACAAAAATACCGAAAATCTGGCCCCGCCTTATGGAACCAATACGGTATCGCCCATTGTCCATGATGATCGCACGGTTACGTTTAAGCTACTGGCCCCCGGCGCGGATAGTGTTATGGTAGTGGGACTACCCGTAGCCCCCGGAAAGCCCGTGGCTATGAAAAAAGGGGAGAAGGGATTATGGGAGACCACCGTGGGTCCGTTGCTGCCGGATATTTATCTGTACAAGCTGCGAATCAACGGGGTGAATGTTCCTGATCCCAACAACAGTTTTGTGGGCATGGCCGATCAGCCGCCTTATAGCATTTTGATCGTGCACGGCGACGCTCCCGGCTATTATGACCCCAAACCCGTGCCCCACGGAGCCGTAACGCGGCACATTTATCATTCTGACGTAACCAACGGAGAGCGTGAAATGTACGTGTATACCCCACCGGGCTATAACCCGGCTGTGGCCTACCCGGTTTTGTACCTGGTAGGAGGAAGCGGCGAACTGGCCTCCAATTGGGCCAACGAGGGGCGGGCCAATTTTATCATGGACAACTTACTGGCGGAAGGTAAGGCGGTACCTATGATCATCGCCATGCCTAATAACCAACTGATTCACCGCCAGCATCCCAACCACGTCAACCTCACGTTCAATCTTTTTGAAGCCGATCTTAAGCAGCACGTGGTACCTTTTGTCGATACCCATTATACGACAATCAAAAACCCGGGTGGACGGGCATTGGCGGGATTATCCATGGGCGGGCGACATACTCAGTTTATCGGTTTTAAAAACCTGGACCTATTCGGGTCGTTTGGGGTACTGAGCGCCGGGGATGTCAACACCGAAACCCTGTTTGCTGATTTTCTGAACGATCCCGCTACCAATAGCAAGATTAATTATTTGTTTGTGGGGCAGGGAACGCTCGAAGCGGAGAGGGTACAGGGCAACCGCACCATTGCCCTGCATGAAGCTCTGGAAAAGCATAACATCCGGCACGAGTACTACGTCGGGGGAGGGGGAGCGCACGAATGGAAAACCTGGCGTCACCTGCTCTATGCAAAGCTCTTGCCGGGGCTATGGAGAAAGTAGGGGGGTGCCTTGCTAAAACAAAAAGGGACTAGCCGAGGCCAGCCCCTTTCGGAAGCTACTCATTAGTTAATTTTTATTTGTCGAGGCGCTTTGGGTTTGGCCTCTTCTTTTTTGGGAACCGTCAGGTGTAGCACCCCATCGGTATAGCGGGCTTCGATCCGATCCTGCTCACAGGTATCAGGTAGCCAGAAAGAGCGGGAGAAAGCATGAAAACTGAACTCACGCTTCATGTAGCGTTCATTGTTCCCTTTTTCCTCCTTCTCTTCCTTCCGTTCCGTAGAGATGGTGAGGCGGCCGTTGTCGAGCGTGACGTTAAAGTCTTTTTTCTTCATGCCCGGGGCGGCCACTTCCAGATAGAAATTGTCGTTGTCTTCCCGGATATTTACCGAGGGTACCACACTACCCACCCGAGAGCGCGTGGCAAAGGGCCAGTTCCATACTTGAAGATCTTCCATGTCTTTGCCTATGAAATCATCCAGCAGACTTGGAAGGGTTCCATTTCCATTGAATTTTACGAGTGACATAGTTACCTCCTTTTTTAAAGGTTTGACATAATTAACTTTACGAAAAACCGTGAAGCAAAGGATGTGCCAAAATAGACAAAGTGCTTATTATTAAATCTTTGATTCTGACAAAAAGACATAAAATGTCAAATTTTCAGCAGCCGATGAGCTGTTTTTATGACAATAGATTCATATTTTGACACAACCGCCCCGTCCATCCATCCCACTATGGCTTATGACCACTGGCCCCCTGCTTCGAATCGCCCATCTCTCCAAATCCTTCGGCGGCATTAAGGCCCTGGATAATGTGCAGCTGACGCTGCATAAGGGCGAGATACTGGCACTAATGGGCGAGAACGGAGCGGGCAAATCTACCCTGATGCGGATTCTGATGGGTCTGGAAAAGAAGGACAGCGGGACGATTATTTTCGAAGGGGTACCTTTGAAAACCCGGGATGTAAAGGATGCTTTGCAGAAAGGTATCTCCATGATTCATCAGGAGCTGCTGGTTGTTTCTGAGCTCAGCGTAGCCGATAATATCTTTTTGGGGCGCGAAACCACTCACTGGCTACCCGGCTGGATTGATGATCAGGACTTGTATCGGAAGACAGAAAACCTGCTGAAAACGCTTGGCGTACCCCTGAATCCCCGCGCCAAAATGAAAACCCTGAGCGTTGCCGAAATGCAGATGGTCGAAATTGCCAAGGCGATTTCCAACGAAGCCCGGATCATCATCATGGATGAGCCTACCTCGGCGCTTTCTGAACAGGAAGTAGGTACCCTTTTCCGAATCATTAAAGATTTGAAGGCAAAGGGCGTAGCCATCATCTATATTTCGCACAAGATGGAAGAAATCGCCCAAATCGCCGATACCATCACGGTACTGCGCGATGGGCAATACATTGCCACCAAACCCGCCGCTGAACTCGACAGGAATGCCTTGATCACCCTCATGGTAGGCCGGCAGATCGACCAACTTTTCCCAGAAACCAGGGGTACCCTGGGCGAAGTATTG is from Salmonirosea aquatica and encodes:
- a CDS encoding esterase, which gives rise to MTRLFLRLNLILWLCPAGLLAQQAHVNIDWAPHKNTENLAPPYGTNTVSPIVHDDRTVTFKLLAPGADSVMVVGLPVAPGKPVAMKKGEKGLWETTVGPLLPDIYLYKLRINGVNVPDPNNSFVGMADQPPYSILIVHGDAPGYYDPKPVPHGAVTRHIYHSDVTNGEREMYVYTPPGYNPAVAYPVLYLVGGSGELASNWANEGRANFIMDNLLAEGKAVPMIIAMPNNQLIHRQHPNHVNLTFNLFEADLKQHVVPFVDTHYTTIKNPGGRALAGLSMGGRHTQFIGFKNLDLFGSFGVLSAGDVNTETLFADFLNDPATNSKINYLFVGQGTLEAERVQGNRTIALHEALEKHNIRHEYYVGGGGAHEWKTWRHLLYAKLLPGLWRK
- a CDS encoding Hsp20/alpha crystallin family protein — protein: MSLVKFNGNGTLPSLLDDFIGKDMEDLQVWNWPFATRSRVGSVVPSVNIREDNDNFYLEVAAPGMKKKDFNVTLDNGRLTISTERKEEKEEKGNNERYMKREFSFHAFSRSFWLPDTCEQDRIEARYTDGVLHLTVPKKEEAKPKAPRQIKIN
- a CDS encoding sugar ABC transporter ATP-binding protein; this encodes MTTGPLLRIAHLSKSFGGIKALDNVQLTLHKGEILALMGENGAGKSTLMRILMGLEKKDSGTIIFEGVPLKTRDVKDALQKGISMIHQELLVVSELSVADNIFLGRETTHWLPGWIDDQDLYRKTENLLKTLGVPLNPRAKMKTLSVAEMQMVEIAKAISNEARIIIMDEPTSALSEQEVGTLFRIIKDLKAKGVAIIYISHKMEEIAQIADTITVLRDGQYIATKPAAELDRNALITLMVGRQIDQLFPETRGTLGEVLLSVRQLSQPGQFQDINFDLHAGEVLGLAGLMGAGRTEVARAIFGLDPLAQGEVFIKGVPVSIRSPQDAIGRGIGYVSEDRKALGCIPGMSVQHTLTLSSLKNYAQWGFIVNQPEQAAAREMVTDLRIKTSGLQQDVMQLSGGNQQKVVIGKVLLAQPDIIILDEPTRGIDIGAKHEIYRLIRQLTERGIAVLLISSELPEIIGLCDRVVVLAQGTQAAVLAHEEISQESIMQYALQR